In the Heteronotia binoei isolate CCM8104 ecotype False Entrance Well chromosome 13, APGP_CSIRO_Hbin_v1, whole genome shotgun sequence genome, one interval contains:
- the LOC132581689 gene encoding N-sulphoglucosamine sulphohydrolase-like produces MRALAQGWPLALLLGFCYARKPPGKARNVLLIVADDGGFESGAYNNTAINTPNLDALARHSLIFRNAFTSVSSCSPSRASLLTGLPQHQNGMYGLHQDVHHFNSFDRVRSLPLLLSKAGIRTGIIGKKHVGPEAVYPFDFAYTEENGSVLQVGRNITRIKLLVRKFLRSQDEKPFFFYVAFHDPHRCGHSQPQYGAFCEKFGSGETGMGWIPDWKPQHYSPDQVQVPYFVQDTPAARSDLAAQYTTIGRMDQGIGLVLEELHSAGFSNNTLVIYTSDNGIPFPSGRTNLYWSGTAEPLLISSPEHPACWGQVSNAYASLLDITPTILDWFSVPYPSYSLFGKRRVQLTGKSLLPALLSEPSWATVFASQSLHEVTMHYPMRAVQRGSLRFIHNLQNRMSFPIDQDFYVSPTFQDLLNRTQEGQPTHWNKTLHSYYYRERWELYDHSTDPTESRNLASDPRYAQALQELQGLLLKWQWETDDPWVCVPDGVLEDKPSPQCRPLHNEL; encoded by the exons ATGCGGGCGCTTGCGCAAGGCTGGCCACTGGCACTACTGCTGGGGTTCTGTTACGCGCGGAAGCCACCTGGCAAAGCTCGCAATGTTCTCCTTATTGTAG CTGATGATGGTGGTTTTGAGAGCGGCGCGTACAACAACACAGCCATCAATACTCCAAACCTGGATGCCTTGGCCCGGCATAGTTTGATCTTCCGGAATGCCTTTACCTCTGTCAGCAGCTGTTCTCCCAGCCGGGCCAGCCTCCTGACAGGCCTGCCCCAG CACCAGAATGGGATGTATGGGCTCCATCAGGATGTACATCACTTCAACTCCTTTGACCGTGTTCGTAGCCTTCCTCTACTGCTCAGCAAGGCAGGGATCCGGACAG GGATCATTGGGAAGAAACATGTTGGACCGGAGGCTGTGTATCCCTTTGACTTTGCCTACACTGAGGAGAATGGCTCTGTCTTGCAGGTCGGGAGGAATATCACTCGGATCAAGCTACTTGTTCGGAAATTCCTCCGCAGCCAAGATGAAAA GCCTTTTTTCTTCTATGTTGCTTTCCATGATCCTCACCGCTGTGGCCACTCTCAACCCCAGTATGGAGCCTTTTGTGAAAAATTCGGCAGTGGAGAGACTGGCATGGGCTGGATCCCAGACTGGAAACCACAACATTACAGCCCAGATCAAGTGCAG GTACCGTATTTTGTGCAGGATACGCCAGCTGCTCGTTCAGATTTGGCTGCTCAGTACACAACAATTGGCCGCATGGATCAAG GTATTGGCCTTGTCCTGGAGGAGCTGCACAGTGCTGGTTTCAGCAACAATACACTTGTGATCTACACATCAGACAACGGCATCCCCTTCCCCAGTGGCAGAACCAACCTGTATTGGTCAGGCACAGCTGAACCCCTCCTCATCTCTTCCCCTGAGCATCCTGCATGCTGGGGGCAGGTCAGCAATGCCTATGCCAGTCTTCTGG aTATCACCCCTACCATTTTGGATTGGTTCTCCGTGCCATATCCCAGCTACAGCCTCTTTGGGAAGCGGAGGGTGCAACTCACAGGGAAGTCCCTGCTGCCGGCCCTGTTGTCAGAGCCATCGTGGGCAACTGTCTTTGCGAGCCAGAGCTTGCACGAGGTGACCATGCACTACCCCATGAGAGCTGTGCAGCGTGGCTCCCTGCGTTTTATCCACAACCTGCAGAACCGCATGTCCTTCCCCATTGACCAAGATTTCTATGTTTCACCCACATTCCAAGACTTGTTGAATAGGACTCAGGAAGGGCAGCCCACCCACTGGAACAAGACATTGCACAGCTACTATTACCGAGAACGCTGGGAGCTCTATGATCACAGCACGGACCCCACTGAAAGCAGGAACTTGGCTTCTGACCCTCGCTATGCTCAGGCTCTCCAGGAGCTACAGGGGCTTCTACTGAAGTGGCAGTGGGAAACGGATGACCCCTGGGTGTGTGTGCCTGATGGGGTCCTGGAAGATAAGCCCAGCCCCCAGTGTCGGCCTCTCCACAATGAACTGTGA